ATAACAGGCTAATCTATTTCCAAATGATTAATTATCACTTTCCAAAAATAAAAATTAAATCATCTTAATAATTAGTAAAAAGGCACTCTATCGAAGAGTGCCTATTTTTTTTAACTAAGTTAAGATTTTATTTCTTAATCAGAATTTAAGTTAAAACTATTTAACTTCTACAGTTGCTCCAGCAGCTGTTAATTTTTCTTTTATTGATTCAGCTTCTTCTTTAGCAACTCCTTCTTTTAATTTTCCACCGTTATCTACTAATTCTTTAGCTTCTTTTAATCCTAATCCAGTAATTCCTCTTACTTCTTTGATTACAGCTATTTTGTTAGCTCCTGCGTTTGTTAAGATTACGTCAAACTCAGTTTTC
This Candidatus Fusobacterium pullicola DNA region includes the following protein-coding sequences:
- the rplL gene encoding 50S ribosomal protein L7/L12 yields the protein MAFNREQFIADLEAMTVLELKELVTALEEHFGVTAAAPVAVAVAGGEAAAAEEKTEFDVILTNAGANKIAVIKEVRGITGLGLKEAKELVDNGGKLKEGVAKEEAESIKEKLTAAGATVEVK